A DNA window from Streptococcus parapneumoniae contains the following coding sequences:
- a CDS encoding DUF6088 family protein, which yields MNYKQEIVNRIENFESNQVFIANDFFDIAGYETVRSTLNRLVKDKKVTRILKGIYYKPKYIELIGEYAMASVDEVADAIARKYNWTIAPSGNTALNLLGLSTQVPAKWTYISDGRYASFNVGKARIEFKHRNNGDISNMSTLTAMVIQSVKAMGKENITSQQIDYLRKKLSEEEKSTLLAEGKTTSVWVYSIIKKISEV from the coding sequence ATGAACTATAAGCAGGAAATAGTAAACAGGATAGAAAATTTTGAATCGAATCAAGTTTTTATAGCAAATGATTTCTTTGATATTGCAGGATATGAAACTGTTCGTAGTACATTAAATCGTCTTGTAAAAGACAAAAAGGTTACTCGCATTTTGAAAGGTATTTATTATAAACCAAAATATATAGAACTGATTGGAGAGTATGCAATGGCGTCTGTGGATGAAGTTGCTGATGCTATTGCTAGAAAATATAATTGGACCATTGCTCCATCGGGAAACACAGCCCTTAATTTACTTGGTTTATCTACGCAGGTACCAGCAAAATGGACCTATATATCAGATGGAAGGTATGCCAGTTTTAATGTTGGTAAGGCAAGGATAGAATTTAAGCATAGAAATAATGGAGATATTTCAAATATGTCAACCTTAACTGCAATGGTGATACAATCTGTCAAGGCAATGGGGAAAGAGAACATTACTTCTCAGCAGATTGACTACTTACGGAAAAAATTATCTGAAGAAGAAAAGTCAACATTACTAGCTGAAGGTAAAACTACAAGTGTCTGGGTATATAGTATTATCAAGAAAATATCAGAGGTGTAG
- the pgdA gene encoding peptidoglycan-N-acetylglucosamine deacetylase PgdA produces the protein MNKSRLGRGRHGKKRHVLLALIGILAISICLLGGFIAFKMYQQKSFEQKIESLKKEKDDQLSEGNQKEHFRKGQAEVIAYYPLQGEQVISSAKELINKDIKDKLESKDTLVFYYTEQEESGLKGVVNRNVTKQIYDLVDFKVEETEKTSLGKVHLTEDGQPFTLDQLFSDASKAKEQLIKEITSFIEDKKIEQNQSDQIVKSFSDQDLSAWNFDYKDSQIILYPSPAVENLEEIALPVSAFFDVIQSSYLLEKDAALYQSYFDKKHQKVVALTFDDGPNPATTPQALETLAKYGVKATFFVLGKNVSGNEDLVKRIKSEGHVVGNHSWSHPILSQLSLDEAKKQITDTEDVLTKVLGSSSKLMRPPYGAITDDIRNSLDLSFIMWDVDSLDWKSKNEAAILTEIQHQVANGSIVLMHDIHSPTVNALPRVIEYLKNQGYTFVTIPEMLNTRLKPHELYYSRDE, from the coding sequence ATGAATAAAAGTAGACTGGGACGTGGCAGACACGGGAAAAAGAGACATGTATTATTGGCTTTGATTGGTATTTTAGCAATTTCTATTTGCTTATTAGGCGGATTTATTGCTTTTAAAATGTACCAGCAAAAAAGTTTTGAGCAAAAAATTGAATCGCTCAAAAAAGAGAAAGACGATCAATTGAGTGAGGGAAATCAGAAGGAGCATTTTCGTAAGGGTCAAGCCGAAGTGATTGCCTATTATCCTCTCCAAGGGGAACAAGTGATTTCGTCTGCTAAGGAGCTGATAAATAAAGACATTAAGGACAAGCTAGAAAGTAAGGACACTCTTGTTTTCTACTATACAGAGCAAGAAGAGTCAGGTTTAAAGGGAGTCGTCAATCGTAATGTAACCAAACAAATCTATGATTTAGTTGATTTTAAGGTTGAAGAGACTGAAAAGACCAGTCTAGGAAAGGTTCACTTAACAGAAGATGGGCAACCTTTTACACTTGACCAACTGTTTTCAGATGCTAGTAAAGCTAAGGAACAGCTGATAAAAGAAATCACCTCCTTTATAGAGGATAAAAAAATAGAGCAAAACCAGAGTGACCAGATTGTAAAAAGCTTCTCTGACCAAGACTTATCTGCATGGAATTTTGATTACAAGGATAGTCAGATTATCCTTTATCCAAGTCCTGCGGTTGAAAATTTAGAAGAGATAGCCTTGCCAGTATCTGCTTTCTTTGATGTTATCCAATCTTCGTACTTACTCGAAAAAGACGCAGCCTTGTACCAGTCTTACTTTGATAAGAAACATCAAAAAGTTGTCGCTCTAACCTTTGATGATGGTCCAAATCCAGCAACGACTCCGCAGGCATTAGAGACTCTAGCTAAATATGGTGTTAAAGCCACTTTCTTTGTGCTTGGGAAAAATGTTTCTGGGAATGAGGACTTGGTGAAGAGGATAAAATCTGAAGGTCATGTTGTTGGAAACCATAGTTGGAGCCATCCGATTCTCTCGCAACTCTCTCTTGATGAAGCTAAAAAACAGATTACTGATACTGAGGATGTGCTAACTAAAGTGCTGGGTTCTAGTTCAAAACTCATGCGCCCGCCTTATGGAGCCATTACAGACGACATTCGCAATAGCCTCGATTTGAGCTTTATCATGTGGGATGTGGATAGTCTGGACTGGAAGAGTAAAAATGAAGCAGCTATTTTGACAGAAATTCAGCATCAAGTAGCTAACGGCTCTATCGTTTTGATGCATGATATTCACAGTCCGACAGTCAATGCCTTGCCAAGGGTCATTGAGTATTTGAAAAATCAAGGTTATACCTTTGTGACCATACCAGAGATGCTCAATACTCGCCTAAAACCTCATGAACTGTATTATAGTCGTGATGAATAA
- a CDS encoding aldo/keto reductase produces the protein MNTYQLNNGVEIPVLGFGTFKAKDGEEAYRAVLEALKAGYRHIDTAAIYQNEESVGQAIKDSGVPREELFVTTKLWNSQQTYEQACQAFEESLEKLGLDYLDLYLIHWPNPKPLRENDQWKIRNAEVWRAMEDLHQEGKIRAIGVSNFLPHHLDALLETAKILPAVNQVRLAPGVYQEEVVAYCREKGILLEAWGPFGQGELFDSKQVQEIAANHGKSVAQIALAWSLAEGFLPLPKSVTASRIQANLDYFGIELSQEERETLKTIAVQSGAPRVDDMDF, from the coding sequence ATGAATACCTATCAATTAAATAATGGAGTAGAAATTCCAGTTCTGGGATTTGGAACTTTTAAGGCTAAGGATGGAGAAGAAGCCTATCGTGCAGTGTTAGAAGCCTTGAAGGCTGGTTATCGTCATATTGATACGGCGGCGATTTATCAGAATGAAGAAAGTGTTGGTCAAGCAATCAAAGATAGCGGAGTTCCACGAGAGGAATTGTTCGTAACTACCAAGCTGTGGAATAGCCAACAAACCTATGAGCAAGCTTGTCAGGCTTTTGAAGAGTCTTTAGAGAAGCTAGGACTGGACTATTTAGATTTGTATTTGATTCATTGGCCGAACCCAAAACCGCTTAGAGAAAATGACCAATGGAAAATCCGAAATGCTGAGGTCTGGAGAGCGATGGAAGACCTCCATCAAGAAGGGAAAATCCGTGCTATCGGCGTTAGCAATTTTCTTCCCCATCATTTGGATGCCTTGCTTGAAACAGCAAAAATTCTTCCGGCGGTCAATCAGGTTCGCTTGGCACCAGGTGTGTATCAAGAGGAAGTCGTAGCTTACTGTCGAGAAAAAGGAATTTTGTTGGAAGCTTGGGGACCTTTTGGTCAGGGAGAACTGTTTGATAGCAAGCAAGTCCAAGAAATCGCAGCAAATCATGGAAAGTCTGTTGCTCAGATAGCCTTGGCCTGGAGCTTGGCAGAAGGATTTTTACCACTTCCGAAATCTGTTACAGCATCTCGTATTCAGGCTAATCTTGATTATTTCGGAATTGAATTGAGTCAAGAGGAACGAGAAACTTTAAAAACGATAGCGGTTCAGTCGGGTGCTCCACGAGTTGATGATATGGATTTCTAG
- a CDS encoding elongation factor Tu, whose amino-acid sequence MENLYLVKDDSQLAAFRDFVVRNTEKLKDYQSFLKNELAVCDLPQAVIWSSFNAATQIIRESAVPAYTNNRRMVMTPDLAVWKELYLYQLLNYECSQQTQAIESHYHSLSENFLLQIVGHELAHWSEHFLDDFDGYDSYIWFEEGMVEYISRKYFLTEEEFQAEKICNQSLVELFQKKYGWHSLNDFGSSTYDKNYASIFYEYWRSFLTIDQLVENLGSVQAVFDSYHLWANTDKTLPLLNWFVQQKLIEKEI is encoded by the coding sequence GTGGAAAACCTTTATCTTGTAAAGGACGATAGTCAACTAGCTGCATTTCGTGATTTTGTAGTAAGAAATACTGAAAAGTTGAAAGATTATCAATCTTTTTTAAAGAATGAACTTGCAGTCTGTGATTTACCGCAAGCTGTTATTTGGTCAAGTTTTAATGCTGCTACACAGATTATTAGGGAAAGCGCTGTTCCAGCCTATACAAATAATAGACGAATGGTTATGACGCCTGATTTAGCTGTTTGGAAAGAGTTGTATTTGTATCAGTTGCTGAACTACGAGTGTTCTCAGCAAACTCAAGCAATAGAAAGTCACTATCATTCTTTATCTGAAAATTTCCTCTTACAGATTGTAGGACATGAGTTAGCTCATTGGTCGGAGCATTTTTTAGATGATTTTGATGGTTATGACTCTTATATCTGGTTCGAAGAGGGGATGGTTGAATATATAAGTCGCAAGTATTTCTTGACAGAAGAGGAATTTCAAGCGGAAAAAATTTGTAATCAATCTCTCGTAGAACTTTTTCAGAAGAAGTATGGTTGGCATTCATTGAATGATTTTGGTTCTTCGACTTATGATAAGAACTATGCAAGTATTTTTTACGAATACTGGCGTAGTTTTCTGACAATAGATCAGTTGGTAGAAAATCTAGGTAGTGTACAAGCGGTCTTCGATTCTTATCATTTATGGGCAAATACAGATAAAACTCTTCCCTTGTTAAATTGGTTTGTTCAGCAGAAATTAATTGAAAAAGAAATATAA
- the glyQ gene encoding glycine--tRNA ligase subunit alpha gives MSKKLTFQEIILTLQQFWNDQGCMLMQAYDNEKGAGTMSPYTFLRAIGPEPWNAAYVEPSRRPADGRYGENPNRLYQHHQFQVVMKPSPSNIQELYLESLEKLGINPLEHDIRFVEDNWENPSTGSAGLGWEVWLDGMEITQFTYFQQVGGLATGPVTAEVTYGLERLASYIQEVDSVYDIEWADGVKYGEIFIQPEYEHSKYSFEISDQEMLLENFDKFEKEAGRALEEGLVHPAYDYVLKCSHTFNLLDARGAVSVTERAGYIARIRNLARVVAKTFVAERKRLGYPLLDEATRAKLLAEDAE, from the coding sequence ATGTCTAAAAAATTGACTTTCCAGGAAATCATCCTTACTTTGCAACAATTTTGGAATGACCAAGGTTGTATGCTTATGCAGGCTTATGATAATGAAAAAGGTGCGGGAACAATGAGTCCTTACACTTTCCTTCGTGCTATCGGACCTGAGCCATGGAATGCAGCTTATGTAGAACCATCACGTCGTCCTGCTGACGGTCGTTATGGGGAAAACCCTAACCGTCTTTACCAACACCACCAATTCCAAGTGGTCATGAAGCCTTCTCCATCAAATATCCAAGAGCTTTACCTTGAGTCTTTGGAAAAATTGGGAATCAATCCTTTGGAACACGATATTCGTTTCGTTGAGGATAACTGGGAAAATCCATCTACTGGTTCAGCTGGTCTTGGTTGGGAAGTTTGGCTTGATGGGATGGAAATTACTCAGTTCACTTATTTCCAACAAGTCGGTGGATTGGCAACTGGCCCTGTGACTGCGGAAGTTACCTATGGTTTGGAGCGTTTGGCTTCTTACATTCAAGAAGTAGACTCTGTCTATGATATCGAGTGGGCGGATGGTGTAAAATACGGAGAGATCTTCATCCAGCCTGAGTACGAGCATTCAAAATATTCATTTGAAATTTCAGATCAAGAAATGTTGCTTGAAAACTTTGATAAGTTTGAAAAAGAGGCCGGTCGCGCCTTGGAAGAAGGATTGGTGCACCCTGCCTATGACTATGTTCTCAAATGTTCACACACCTTTAACCTGCTTGATGCGCGTGGTGCCGTATCCGTAACCGAGCGTGCAGGCTATATCGCTCGTATCCGTAACTTGGCCCGTGTCGTAGCCAAAACCTTTGTCGCAGAGCGCAAACGCCTAGGCTACCCACTTTTAGATGAAGCAACACGAGCTAAACTCCTAGCAGAAGACGCAGAATAA
- the glyS gene encoding glycine--tRNA ligase subunit beta, translated as MTKNLLVELGLEELPAYVVTPSEKQLGEKMAAFLKENRLSFEAIQTFSTPRRLAVRVTGLADKQADLTEDFKGPAKKIALDSDGNFTKAAQGFVRGKGLTVEDIEFREIKGEEYVYVTKEEVGQAVEDIVPGVVDVLKSLTFPVSMHWANNTFEYIRPVHTLTVLLDEEEFDLDFLDIKGGRVSRGHRFLGQETKIQSALSYEEDLRKQFVIADPREREQMIVDQIKAIETEHGVRIEIDADLLNEVLNLVEYPTAFMGSFDAKYLEVPEEVLVTSMKEHQRYFVVRDQDGKLLPNFISVRNGNAEYLENVIKGNEKVLVARLEDGEFFWREDQKLVISDLVEKLNNVTFHEKIGSLREHMIRTGQIAVLLAEKAGLSADETIDLVRAAAIYKFDLLTGMVGEFDELQGIMGEKYALLAGETPAVAAAIREHYMPTSAEGELPESKVGAILAIADKLDTILSFFSVGLIPSGSNDPYALRRATQGVVRILDAFGWHIAMDELIDSLYALKFDSLAYENKAEVMDFIKARVDKMMGSTPKDIKEAVLAGSNFVVADMLEAASALVEASKEEDFKPSVESLSRAFNLAEKAEGVTTVDSALFENEEEKALAEAVESLVLSGTASQQLKQLFALSPVIDAFFENTMVMAEDQAVRQNRLAILSHLTQKAAKLARFNQINTK; from the coding sequence ATGACAAAAAACTTATTAGTAGAACTCGGTCTTGAAGAATTACCAGCCTATGTTGTTACGCCAAGTGAAAAACAACTAGGCGAAAAAATGGCAGCCTTCCTCAAGGAAAATCGTCTGTCTTTTGAAGCCATTCAAACCTTCTCAACACCACGTCGTTTGGCTGTTCGTGTGACTGGTCTTGCAGACAAACAGGCTGATTTGACAGAAGATTTCAAAGGTCCAGCAAAGAAAATTGCCTTGGATAGTGATGGAAACTTCACAAAAGCAGCTCAAGGATTTGTCCGCGGGAAAGGCTTGACGGTTGAAGATATTGAATTCCGTGAAATCAAGGGTGAAGAATATGTCTATGTCACCAAGGAAGAAGTTGGTCAAGCAGTGGAAGACATTGTTCCAGGTGTAGTAGACGTCTTGAAGTCACTGACATTCCCTGTCAGCATGCACTGGGCTAACAACACCTTTGAATACATTCGTCCTGTTCACACTTTAACAGTTCTTTTAGATGAAGAAGAGTTTGATTTGGATTTCCTTGATATTAAGGGAGGTCGTGTGAGTCGTGGTCATCGTTTCTTGGGACAAGAAACTAAGATTCAGTCAGCATTGAGCTATGAAGAAGACCTTCGTAAGCAGTTTGTAATCGCGGATCCTCGTGAACGTGAGCAAATGATTGTTGACCAAATCAAGGCAATCGAAACTGAGCATGGTGTACGTATCGAGATTGATGCTGACTTGCTGAATGAAGTCTTGAACTTGGTTGAATACCCAACTGCCTTCATGGGAAGTTTTGATGCCAAATACCTTGAAGTTCCGGAAGAAGTCTTGGTGACTTCGATGAAAGAACACCAACGGTACTTTGTTGTCCGTGATCAAGATGGCAAGCTCTTGCCAAACTTCATTTCTGTTCGTAATGGAAACGCAGAGTATTTGGAAAATGTCATCAAAGGAAATGAAAAAGTTTTGGTAGCCCGCTTGGAAGACGGAGAATTCTTCTGGCGAGAAGATCAAAAATTGGTTATTTCTGACCTTGTTGAAAAATTAAACAATGTGACCTTCCATGAGAAAATCGGTTCCCTTCGTGAACACATGATTCGTACGGGTCAAATCGCTGTACTTTTGGCAGAAAAAGCAGGCTTGTCAGCGGATGAAACGATTGACCTAGTCCGTGCAGCAGCCATTTACAAGTTTGACTTGTTGACAGGTATGGTTGGCGAATTTGACGAGCTCCAAGGAATTATGGGTGAGAAATATGCCCTTCTTGCTGGGGAAACTCCAGCGGTGGCAGCTGCTATTCGTGAACACTATATGCCCACATCAGCCGAAGGAGAACTTCCGGAGAGCAAGGTCGGTGCAATTCTAGCAATTGCAGACAAATTGGATACGATTTTGAGTTTCTTCTCAGTAGGTTTGATTCCATCAGGTTCTAATGACCCTTATGCCCTTCGTCGCGCGACCCAAGGTGTGGTTCGTATCTTAGACGCCTTTGGTTGGCACATTGCTATGGATGAGCTGATTGATAGTCTTTATGCTTTGAAATTCGACAGCTTGGCTTATGAAAATAAGGCAGAAGTGATGGACTTTATCAAGGCTCGTGTTGATAAGATGATGGGGTCTACTCCAAAAGACATCAAGGAAGCCGTTCTTGCAGGTTCAAACTTTGTTGTGGCGGATATGTTGGAAGCGGCAAGTGCTCTCGTAGAAGCAAGCAAGGAAGAAGACTTCAAACCATCTGTTGAATCGCTTTCTCGTGCCTTTAACTTGGCTGAGAAGGCAGAAGGAGTTACTACAGTTGATTCAGCTCTCTTTGAGAATGAAGAAGAGAAAGCCTTGGCAGAAGCAGTAGAATCACTCGTTTTGTCAGGGACTGCAAGTCAACAATTGAAACAACTCTTTGCGCTTAGCCCAGTCATTGATGCATTCTTTGAAAATACTATGGTTATGGCCGAAGATCAGGCTGTCCGTCAAAATCGTTTGGCTATCTTGTCTCATTTAACTCAAAAAGCAGCTAAACTTGCACGTTTTAACCAAATCAATACCAAATAA
- a CDS encoding DUF896 family protein yields the protein MDPKKIDRINELAKKKKTEGLTPEEKVEQAKLREEYIEGYRRTVRHHIEGIKIVDEEGNDVTPEKLRQAQREKGLHGRSLDDPNS from the coding sequence ATGGATCCTAAAAAAATTGATCGTATTAACGAGCTTGCCAAAAAGAAAAAAACAGAAGGCTTGACCCCAGAAGAAAAAGTAGAACAAGCCAAACTACGTGAGGAGTACATCGAAGGGTACCGTCGCACTGTTCGTCACCACATTGAGGGAATCAAAATTGTGGACGAAGAAGGGAACGATGTTACACCAGAAAAACTACGCCAAGCCCAACGTGAAAAAGGGTTACATGGCCGTAGTCTTGATGACCCAAATTCATAA
- a CDS encoding NAD(P)H-dependent oxidoreductase produces MKFVGLVGSNYDQSYNRKLLEFIRRHFKLKFELEVLEIDEVPMFNQDEKWDESFQLRLLYNRITRADGVIIATPEHNHTISASLKSVLEWLSYEVHPFENKPVMIVGASYYDQGTSRAQVHLRKILDAPGVNAYTLPGNEFLLGKAKEAFDAEGNITNEGTINFLETCLDNFVKYVGVVSKLKKPKPIAPEDLYCTNPIATTIQGVDPDDPEWVEKAAELVGAVSGDTYVKLDHGILTVNQIDMFLKAMPFELTYADDNNQFLYFNNAHQDPNTMFGKRVRAQSGNRLGTVHGSLPDSRMKNVEWVVGVLRNGDQEYVRTIVPGTPEGVINTHNYQAMYYPDGSYAGINEIIFNFQPWLDWYLNTTGQRLVGGNAAAPAGGHGSADATSGASDAGDAGGHGGGADATAGASY; encoded by the coding sequence ATGAAATTTGTTGGACTTGTAGGATCAAACTACGATCAATCATATAACCGTAAACTCTTGGAATTCATCCGTCGTCACTTCAAACTCAAATTTGAATTAGAAGTTCTTGAAATTGACGAAGTTCCAATGTTTAACCAAGACGAAAAATGGGATGAAAGCTTCCAATTGCGTCTCTTGTATAACAGAATTACGCGTGCTGATGGTGTCATTATTGCTACTCCTGAGCACAACCACACAATCTCAGCTTCTCTTAAATCTGTTCTTGAATGGCTTTCATATGAAGTTCATCCATTTGAAAACAAACCAGTCATGATTGTGGGTGCTTCTTACTACGACCAAGGTACTTCTCGTGCCCAAGTTCACCTTCGTAAGATTCTTGACGCTCCAGGTGTCAATGCCTATACGCTTCCAGGTAACGAATTCCTTCTTGGTAAAGCCAAAGAAGCATTTGACGCAGAGGGCAATATCACAAATGAAGGAACTATTAATTTCCTTGAAACATGTTTAGACAACTTTGTAAAATATGTGGGAGTCGTTTCAAAATTGAAAAAACCAAAACCAATCGCACCAGAAGATTTATATTGTACAAATCCAATCGCAACTACCATTCAAGGAGTTGACCCTGATGATCCTGAATGGGTAGAAAAAGCAGCTGAGCTTGTTGGAGCTGTTTCTGGAGATACTTACGTTAAATTAGACCATGGTATCTTGACAGTTAACCAAATTGACATGTTCTTGAAAGCAATGCCATTTGAGTTGACATATGCGGATGATAATAACCAATTCTTGTACTTTAATAACGCCCACCAAGATCCAAATACAATGTTTGGTAAACGTGTACGTGCTCAATCAGGAAACCGTTTAGGAACTGTACACGGTTCATTGCCAGATTCTAGAATGAAGAATGTTGAATGGGTTGTCGGCGTATTGCGTAATGGAGATCAAGAATATGTCCGTACAATTGTGCCAGGAACACCAGAAGGCGTTATTAATACCCATAATTACCAAGCAATGTACTATCCAGATGGTTCATATGCTGGAATCAATGAGATTATCTTTAATTTCCAACCATGGCTTGACTGGTACCTCAATACGACTGGTCAACGTCTAGTTGGTGGAAATGCTGCAGCTCCTGCTGGAGGACATGGCAGTGCAGATGCCACATCTGGAGCTTCTGATGCAGGTGATGCTGGAGGCCACGGTGGTGGCGCAGACGCTACAGCCGGTGCAAGTTACTAA